TAAGATTAAAGAAATCTGAACAGTGGACAGGAGAAATTAGAAAAACTGTCCACTTACCAATTTGAGAACGAGATCCTTTATTTAGATGTAAAGATAGAAGCAAATCTAAAATTTTTGCGCGATCAAACATTCCGTCGGCATCAGTTCAAACTTGAAGGGATAATACGATGTTTCAAGCTTTACCAGAACCAGTTACTTTTGAAGAATTTCTAGAGTGGAAACCAGAAAATGGCAGATATGAACTATACAAAGGAGTAATAGTAGAAATGCAACCAACAGGAGAACATGAGCTAGTTAGAGCATTTTTGATTAGAGAACTCAATTTTGAGATTCGCAGGTTTAATCTAGCTTATACTATTCCTGGTCAAGTATTAGTCAAATCAGTTGATAAGAAATCTGGTTATATTCCAGATGTATTAGTATTGAATCTTCCTAACTTGGTCAATGAACCACTATGGAAAAAAGCATCAACAGTTACTCAAGCAGAATCAATTCCATTAGCCGTGGAAGTTGTAAGTACAAATTGGCGTGATGATTATTTCCTTAAATTTGGTGAGTACGAGGAAATTGGGATTCCAGAATATTGGATTGTTGACTATGCTGCTCTTGGTGGAAAGCGGTTTATTGGGAATCCTAAACAACCGACAATATCAGTTTATGTTTTAGTCGAAGGTGAATATCAAGTTACTCAATTTCGAGGAAATGACCGGATTCAATCACCTACTTTAAGAGAGCTAAATTTAACTGCTGAACAAGTTTTTCAAGCTGCTTTAGGACAGTATTGATTAAGACTAATACTTTCCCAGTCAACGAAAGCGATTTTGGTATTGGTATAAACTATCCTTCGCAATTTGTCCTTTGAATGACCCAAAAATTTTATAGTCTGTTTGTTGAGCATTATCTTGAAGGCTTGCTTTCACCATTAGGTAGCGTAGAAGTTAGCGGCGTAATAACCGATTCAGAAAGGCGGGGAATTGTTCTGTTTTTTCCGAAAGGGACAATTCAAACCGAAAGACACCCACTTGGATTACTTGCTAAAGTTGCTCAAAGTGATTGTTCAATAGAAGTTTATTATGAGCAAATTGGTGAAACAGAAGTCCGAAGCTGCCTACATAAACTTTTAAATGTCTTTTCAACTTTGAACTGTCGGTCATCGGCAGAAGGGAAAACTTTAGATGATGATAATAATTTACCTCGTTTGTGGATTTTAGTACCATCAGCTTCGCCAGATTTACTCAAAGGTTTTGGCGCACAATTAGAGTTAGAAAACTGGTCTACTGGAATATACTTTCTGCCTAATGTTTTTAGAATTGCAATAGTAGCTATTAACCAACTACCAGTTACTTCAGAGACGCTATGGTTTAGGCTGTTGGGTCGGGGAAAAGTACAAATCCAAGCAGTAAGTGAACTGGTTGCCCTTCCACCAGAGAATCTTGTCCGCCGTAATGTTCTAGAAATGGTTTACAGGTGGCGTATCAGTGTAATGACACAAACAGATTTAACTGAAGAAGACCAGGAGTTAATTATGAATTTAACAGAAGCTTATCAAGAAGCAAGAGCGCAAGCGGTACAGGAGGGGGTGGAGCAAGGAGTACAACTTGAACGCTGCCAAGTTGTAGAAAACTTGTTGAGATTTAGGTTTGGTTCTGTGGATGAAGAACTCTCAAGAGTAGTCGATAGTTTGTTGCAGTTAACACCAGAAGAATTTACTCCCCTATGTCTTGAATTATCTCGTGAAGATTTGCTGGCAAGATTTAATTCACATCAATAATCTGTATAGGGCAAATAATTAGTAATAAAAGGCGCTTTTGTGAAATCAAGGGCGCTGTTTTATTGGCTCTACGCTTCATATATTTGTAATCAACGGCTTCGCCAATGTGAAAGTGAAATGTATTGGTATTGAACAATGAACCCTCAAGAAAATGCTGAACTACTTGCTGCCTTAATGCGCCAGGAAGAATTACTTAAGCAGTTAGTTGCAGCAATCAATAAGCCAAAACTGGGATTGCACTCTGAAGCTGGCAATTGTAAAATCTACTGCAATCGTCAGCACGGAGGATTGTGGTACACACTCAATGGTGAACCGAGTGATGTCCCTCAAACTGCCTTAACTGGATATCTTAAAGAACTGCGGTTTGAGAATACAGAACGCCGCAAAAAAGAAACCTGCAAGTTGCTGATAACTATTCAAGCAGACCGGACGTATATTTTAGAATCCGGTTATGATACTCATTTTTCTAAAAGCTTGTTAACCGCGATCGCAACTCTTACTCCAGAACATCTTTGAGCATTTCTATCTGTAACAACGAAAGAAGAATCAGATTATGCGTGAAAAACTCTCCAGTCAGATTTAATCAGTCTGACTGGAGAGAAAAATCGATTCCACAAAAGATTATCACACACTCTACTTCAATCCTAATCAGATGGAATTAAATTTGATTAAAGTTTACGATACAACGCTATTAAGCTCATCGAAGGTTTACCAAATCAACGGTACGCTTTCTCGATATTTAGGTGATGAAGGTACTATAAAACATCCACAGTATCTATTTGTACCTCTGCCAAATCAAAGAAAAAAAGCCAGCTTTCGACTAAACCGAAACAAACTCATGACTCGCTGTTATGAGGTCGAAGGCATGGTTTATCAAAAGCCTGCGTTACAAGATAATTCACAGCAACTTCAGCTATTTTAAGCCATGTCCATACATAAACCACCAGTCATTAAAAGACTTGTTCGATTACAAAATAGCTCTACGAAAGTAATCTATAGGGCTACTAAAGACATTCAAATAGTCACAAAGAAAGCTTCGCTGAATTGAAAGTGAAAAGTAATGATTGAGGTGAATAATCATGGTACAAGCAATCGACAACACTATCACTGCAAATTTTCTAACTGATGCAGTAGTCGAGCGCCACAATTTCTCACAGTTAAACAAAACCCGCATTCGCTTTCGTATCCAGCTAAAAAAAAGTACAAAGTCTGCCGCTCCCAAATGGGCAGATGTACTAAAAGCTGAAGTTTCTGAAATAGAATCAGACCTCGTTAAAGTTACAAATTCCGAAGTTGGGTTAAGGGGTATTAAGGTATTCAAGAAGTTGGATGAGGCTGCTGCCCAATTGAGGCAAGAGATTGCTTCGGTTCAGGAGTGGATGTCTGCTGATACTGGTGATTGGGTTTGTCCGATTGATTTAGCTCCCCTGGTATGGAATCAACTAATCAATATCAGAGATAATATCGCCCCTGGTTTACGCGATCAATTAAAAGCTGATTACGAAGCGGGACTTGTAGATTATCAGGAACGGATTGACCAGTTTCTCTCGCTTAACACCTGGGAATTAGCACAGGATAAGCAAGAGTCAGTCAAAGCCAACTTATTAAGAGCATTCCCGACTCTGACTGACCTTGAAGACTATTTGCAAGTCGTTATTGGTCGTCCGGTGATCATACCCGCTTTGTCTGAACAACTCAACCAGCAGCAAGCCGAATGTCTTGATCAGATTACCAAGTTCATCCAACAGTATGACCAAAACCTGGAACAGAGATTGAGGGAATCAGCCCTGGCTGGTGGTGAACAACTCGCCGCCCAGTTGCTTGAAGAGTTGGCTGATTGGGAACCAGGGAGGAAACCCATACAGTTTAAAAGAAAAATGGAGCGTCATCTGATGAAGGTTCAAGTGCTACTGGCAAACGCTTCACCAGAAGCAGGCAGTAGCTTGGAGGCGATGATGGCGCATTTAGATTCTATCGTTAACGATCCGGCGATTGAGTCAAAGAATCTTGGTAGTGAGGGGCGTAGTCAATTGCAGCAAAAGATGCAAGAGATTCGCACCAAGTTGTTAGATGAACAACGCAATCTACAATCACTTGCGACTGACGACGTGGGCTTATCGAAAGCTACGGTCATGTCGTTCAAGTTCAGGTAAAAAGCAGTCTTGGGCGAGGGTGCATTCGCTCAAGACTAGCACCTTAAACGAGGAATTCATATACACCTCAAAAAGAATACCGCACTTCTAATATCTCTCAAACCAATTTGAAAGCCTTGGAGCTAAAAATGTCACACTTCTCAACAGTTAAAACCAAGCTTACTAACCGTGAATGTCTAGTACAAGCTTTACAAGATTTGAACCTATCACCACAAGTTCACGAAACAGCACAGCCACTAAAAGGATACTACGGTGGCTCTCAAGGACAAAGCGCTGAAATCATCGTATCTGGTCGCACCATAAAAGCTCGTGCAGACATCGGATTCAAATGGAATCAGTCAAACGGCGTATACGAGATAATCCACGACAGTTACGAAACAGTTCCGAAGCTGGGCAAAGACTTTTTCAGCAATAAACTAATGCTGGCTTACGGTAAACGTTTGGTAAGAGCTAAAGCCGCCGAGTTACAAGAAAGGTTTGGTGAATGTGCGATCGCTGAATCAACTCACGGAAGTGTGCAAACCCTACGCCTAACTTTTGCCGGACATCAGGAAGTTCAACAATATGTAAGGAGATAATTATGGAACGCTCAATACTGATTCATTTCGACAACGCTACAGGTGAAGTTCGAGTGGAGGCTGAGGGGTTCAAGGGTTTGAGTTGTTTATCAGCTACGCAACCATTTGAAGAAGCACTTGGAGTTGTCAGCGAGAGCGATCGCACGTTTAAGGACGAAGCCCAAACCCAACAACTTCGGACTACGAACAGCAGTCAAGCACGTTTGCACCAGTAATCAGTCATCAGTTACCAGTCTTAACTTGGCTGGTAACTGCTGATCATAAAGGCTTCGCCATTTCATAAGTGAAATATTTGAATAATTGACATGAAACTCTCAAATCTTCTCTCCACACTCGATTCACAAATTCCCATCGCGGCAGTTGATGTGCTGTCGCCCGATGAAGCGACTATCATTCAGTGGCTGACTACAGAAGCTAACAATAAGCTCTCATGTCCAGTAGAACTCTTGCATAAATATTTTGTGGTATTATTAGGGGTTATTCTAATTTCAGTTTTTGGCAGTTCAAATAGTAAGAGTTTATAAATTTTTTGAGCGAGTATTATCAGGTAATGGCTCCGCCCACGGCAGGCGATCGCTAAACTAAAAAAAAGGCAAAAAACGTTGTTTCAGTTATTGATTAATTACTGAAATTATTTGATTAATTTTATTTTATAATCCGATTTATAAAGCTAATTCGTGGTTATAAATTCCCGCAATTAAATTCGACCTTAATCCAAAACGTCGATGAGGATTCCGATATCTATCAGACAAAATTTTAAATATCTTTAGACGACGATTTACGTGTTCAACAACAATTCTTAATCGATTGAGTTCCCGATTGTATTTTTTCTGTTCTTTCGTCAACCTTTTTCCTTTTGGTTTCTTAATTGGTGTTTCACTTAATTGATGAATTTTAGCAATTCCTTGATAGCCTTTATCCGCTATTACTTTCAGTAATTCTCCAAATTTTATCCCACTGCTTTTAAATAGCTTAAAATCATGAATTCTTCCCTGACCATGCCCTAAACAGATGATTTGACTGCTTTTTTGGCGAATTACTACCTGCGTTTTTAAAGTATGTTCTCCTTGTTTGCCACTAAAATATCTTTTTTGGCCTTTCTGAGGCTTTTCAATTGGACTCTCTGTGACATCCATCACAACTAAATCTTCTTGGGATGACATTTTCCATAATTCTTTTTTCCCTGGTAAACGAAACTTTCTTGACTTAATCAAAATATTTTCAATTTTAAAAACTAATCGACAAACCGCAGATTCAGAAAGCCCGAAATCCAACCCAATATGATAATAAGTACGGTACTCTCTCCAGTATTGAAGAACCATTAAAACTTGGTCTTCAATAATTAATTTAGGACGACGACCTGATTTCTTTTTCTTTTGAGCATCAGCTTTAACTAAATCAACCATTAACTCAAAAGTTTGACGACTTACTCCAGCCATGCGCTTAAATTTTCTCGCAGTCAGGTGTTTAGCTTTCTCTATTTTCACTGCTCCTCAAAGTCCTAATCGCAAATTGCCAAATTTTTAATTATACCACAAAACACTTTTGCAAGAGTTCTATTGCGTCCCTCTTAGGCAGTCTGGTAGGTGAGTCTGAGGGGAATGTCAGACGTGCTTTGAAAACGGCAGAAGCGATCGCACCCTGTGTCTTATGGGTGGACGAGATAGAAAAAGCACTTTCGGGTACTGGTGACACTAGTGGAGTCTCACAGCGGATTTTGGGCAATATCCTTACATTCATGTCCGAATCACAATGTGGTGTGTTTGTCGTGGCAACTTGCAATGACCCCTCTGCGCTGCCAAGTGAGCTAAAGAGGAAGGGAAGATTTGACGAAAATTTTTTTGTTGATCTTCCCACGGAGCCTGAGCGAGTCCAGATTCTAGGGATTCATCTGCAACGTTTTGGCATTCACCTGGAATCGGAGTATTTGGAGGCGATCGCCGCGAACACCACAAAGTTTTCAGGGGCAGAACTCGAAACCCTTGCTTCGGAAGCTGCTCTGCTGGCATTCGATGAGGGTAGACCGCAGCAGGTAACGCTTGCTGACCTCGAAGCTTGCCGTCAAACCATTACCCCGCTTGCAATTCAGGATGCGGCGGCGGTTGAAAGAATGCAAGCATGGGCATCCACCGCACGACGAGCTAGCAGTCCTGTGGTTGCAGCGAAAACTCAGTCTTTGCGTGCTGCTAAGTTTCGGAATATGAACTGATGAGAAAGCGATTGTCTCCTGATTCTATGGGGCGATCGCTCTTTTAGGTTCGTAGCGATCGCGTTCAGTATATCTATCTCAGATGGGGCAATGCCCGTCAAGCCGTGAGTTGACAGGGTAAGAAACATGGAAATCTATTTAGTCTTTGTTGATACTATCCAAAACAGCAATAAATTCTGGGCGGCCATTGTCGAAGATGGTAATTTAACAGTGCAGTGGGGCAGAGTCGGTTATCAAGCACAGACTAAAGTTCACACATTAGGTAATCATCAGAGAGCCGTTAGCAAATTCAACAATCTGGTAGCCGAAAAGATGATGAAAGGCTACAGAAGAAGTCAGTCACAAATCGACAGTAATTGTGAAGTTTCTGAAATCAACAGAGCGATTGAATTACTAGAGATTATTCGTCCTTATGTAGAGCAGAGAAATTTTTCAGTTGCTTATATCAATGCCCTAAATCAATATCTAAAGATTGTCCCAACACCTTTGGGTATGCAAATTGAACCATACAGGGTATATCGCTCAGTAGAAGATGTCGATTATCAAATGGAATTACTCAATTCCCTGTTAACGACACCTGCACCACAAGTTCCTGTGGTGGCTCTTGGTCATGCCTCTGAAGTAACAACAGAAATGGCAGTTGTCAGTCTCAAAACTATCAGTAAGAACTTCTGGCGACATTTGTAATTTTGAAATTCCGGATGTAAGCTTTTAATAAAAATAGGAGCAAAAAAATGTCTAACACAACAACACTACATTACGATTATTCATGTGAAGAGGACGAAGAATTAAGTTGGTTGTGGATAGCAGAAATGAAAGAGCCAGGACTACCTGAACCTTATTGCTATTCACTGCTTTTTAGCGCCGAAGGAACTCATGCAGCAGCGTTAATTAAAAATTTTCAGCCTTTATCTGGAGATGAAGCACAAGATTATGCCAAGCAATTAGCTTTTGGCTAAATAAAAAATAGAAGCTAAATATCCCCAGTGCAGTATGTGCTGGGGGATATTTTTAACTGACTTCCAGCTTAATTGCTTGTTTGTCCTTTTGGTTGTTTCGTATGACATCGCTTAACCATTAGAATATTTTTTATGAATATGGAAATTTCCTGTAAATTTTACCACATTGACCTGACGAAAGTTTACAATATAATTACTGAAACTAATCTAGCTACAACCAACAAGCTTTGGTTCGGCCCATGACTGATAATAAACAAGTTGTCTCCCAACTCATTCAACAAAAACCAAGACGTGTTTTGGTTGTAGCGCCTATTAAGCTAGCTATCCGTCATCGTCACAGAAAAATTTTTCAGACACTGCCTACTTTAAGCAATTACCTTCTCAAAGTCATAGCTAAATTGTCCATCGTCAGCGCTATGTTGTTTGGCATCAGTGCATTGGGCTATTGGGGACTAGAAATCGTTGAAGCTAACACAATCCCGACGATAGAAGATAGATACGATTGGCAAACCCAAAAGCATATTTGTTTGGGTTGGATGCTGTTTACTTTTTCTAGCTTTCTTGGGAGTGCTTCTTTTGGTGACGAGTTTACGCTTTGAAATTAAGAAGATAGATGTCTAAAAATTAATCCGACGATAGATTTCAGTCAGGGGAATTTCTACGTTTAAACTGTGCAGCATAATCGTCCGCTCAAGGTGAGAGTGAACTTGCCATAGCCAGCGATCATTACTGTTACGATCCAAGTTGTGATACTGCTCAATATAAGGTTCAGTTTGACTTACAAGCAGATATTCACAAAAACTGGCAATCGAGCGATATTTTCTGAACTTGTCTCCGCGATCATAAGCTTCAGTAGAGGGTGATAAAACTTCGACAATAAGCATTGGATTCAGAATTTCATCATTACGATTGCCATTGAACTCTGGTTCGCCATTCACAACCATCAAATCGGTATAAGTCCCACACTGATATTCAGGAATCCAAACTCGCAAGTCGCTGTTATACAAACGAAAATTGGTGTCTCTCAGCAAAAACCCTAAGTAAATTAAGAAGTTGCTGGCGATCGCACTGTGAGATTCCGACCCTCCCGACATAGTAATAATCTCTCCGTTACGGTATTCATGGCGTTCGGGGTTTGTTTCTTCCATAGCCCGATACTCATCTAACGTCAGGCGAGTTGTTATTACATCTGGGAGACTGGTTTGAGCAAAGACCACAATCAACCTCTTAAATAATTAGCTCTAAAACTATTATCTGCAACAAGAGGAAGAATTGCCAATTTCATGAGAAATTATGATTCAAAGCACATTTACTAACTTATACCAATTCTTTATGAAGCTGCGCTAAATAAAGCTTCAAGAATGAAATCGTAAGAAGTGAGAGAAGCAATCACCTCAGGTGTAATTGTGTCTAGGACTTGAGCTAACTTTTGGCGCAGTTGGTTGAGAGTTTTGCAGTTTTCCCATTCCAGTTTAGATTTGAGAAATTCCCAAAACCGCTCAATTGGATTAAGTTCCGGAGAGTGAGGCGGTTGAAAAATAGGGATAATATTTTCTGGGCAATCGAGAGCTTTAACCCGATGAAATGACCCTTGGTCAAACTGGATAACCGCAACATCATCTCCTAGTTGAGCAGAAAGCAACTCCAAAAACCGCTGAAAACAGTCACCATCAAGGTGAGAAAACTCGTAGAAAAAGCTGTATCCACTTAACAGCTCCACGACTCCGTATAAATAAAAATTCTCACGTTGCCACTGGCTGAGTCCGAGGGGTTTAACGCCGGCCGCAGTAATTAAACGTCCCGCCATCGTCTTGAGTCCCAAGCGGGTTTCGTCTTGGCACAAGTACCTCAATCGCTTCCCCTCTCCAAATTCCTCCTGCAAGAATTTGAATGCTAGAGGAAGTTTTTTTTAAAGTGAGACAGACTCTTTGGATGTTGTTTGGTGCTTTGGGGGCGAGGGACTTTCAGCTTGGCACCGATTCGATAGCGAACGAGTTCATAGACCGTTTTATAGGCGATGTCCAGTTGAAACTCGGCAACGAGCCATTGTTGAATTTGACCATAGCTGTGAAATCCTTGCGGCTCCTGCAACCTCTGTTTCAGACGTTTCAAGGCTTCCTCACTAACAATAGAAAGTTTACCCGGTGCATGTTTGACTTCGAGCAAGCGATCGCGTCCTCCATCTTTATATTTTCTCACCCAGCGAGTAATAGTTGCCTGATCCCGTCCTATAAGTTCTGCCAGCGATCGCCTGCTTGTTACTTGACCGCTTTTAAGCAAGTAGAGCATTTGTAATCTTTCTTTAGTGCTTGCTGTCGTGGCATGTTTGAGGGCTTTCTCCAACTCTTGTTGACTTTCAGAAATCTCAACTTTAAACGGACGGGTCATAACGCTTACCTTTCGCACGCACCTATTTTTATTTTGGCGCATCTTCACACAGAATTGGTATTAGCGAACAAACTTAAGGCTTTCAACACTAGAGCTAAACATATCAGTAAAGATACTCATTACTGTCCGTTCTCGCAGTTTAATATTACCACTGACTGACATTCCAGATTGCAGAAGTACTTTACGCCCATTAATAGAAATTGACTGTCGCTCCAGCCGTACCTTAGCAGGAAATCGATAAAAAGGATAAATCTGATCTGGTGGTAGGGCATCAGAACCAACCCATATTAGCTGACCTTTAACATCGCCAAATTCGCTAAAAGGAAATGAGTCAATTCTGACATCAACTGTCATACCTTCTTTGATAAAACCAATATCTTTGTTGGTGATGTAAACTTTAGCAACCAGAGCATCATTAGGAACAATTTTGAGAATTGGTTCGCTGGATGTCACCACAAACCCTGGTGTGTGTGCCTTGAGTTCAAATACTGTACCATTAACTGGGGAACTAATTGACTGATATCGAAGATTCATTTGAGTTTGACTCAACTGAGAGTCATTTTCGGCAATCTTCTTATTATTTTCGACTATAGCTTTAGTCAACTGAGAATCAATTTCAGCAATTTTTTTGTTATTATCTGCAATTTGGGTAAGCCAATCTTTACGAGAAATAGCTACGGTTGATTGCAACTTAGCTTGTGCCTGATTAATAGCAGATTGTAAACGCAAGCCTTCTTGGTTAAGTTGGTCAATTTCAGATTGAGCGTTTCTAACTTCCTCTTGTTGCTTGAAATATTGAATCTTAGAAATTGCCCCATCATTCATTAACGGGGTAATATTGTCGAGAATACCTTGGTTCATTATCAAGGTATCTTTCGTAGCAGCCACCTTAATCTCACTTTGTTTGAGTTGGCGACTTAATTGGTCAACTTCCAGCTTTGCAGCAGTTACACGCGCATCTAATTCTGAAGAAGTAGATACTAGACGCTCTTTTTGTTCTATAGAAAGTCCACTACTAGAACCTGTACCATCTAGTTGAGCGCGATATAATCGGTTTTCTGCTACTATTGCTGCCCGACTTTTAGTC
This genomic interval from Nostoc flagelliforme CCNUN1 contains the following:
- a CDS encoding Uma2 family endonuclease, translating into MFQALPEPVTFEEFLEWKPENGRYELYKGVIVEMQPTGEHELVRAFLIRELNFEIRRFNLAYTIPGQVLVKSVDKKSGYIPDVLVLNLPNLVNEPLWKKASTVTQAESIPLAVEVVSTNWRDDYFLKFGEYEEIGIPEYWIVDYAALGGKRFIGNPKQPTISVYVLVEGEYQVTQFRGNDRIQSPTLRELNLTAEQVFQAALGQY
- a CDS encoding RpnC/YadD family protein: MTQKFYSLFVEHYLEGLLSPLGSVEVSGVITDSERRGIVLFFPKGTIQTERHPLGLLAKVAQSDCSIEVYYEQIGETEVRSCLHKLLNVFSTLNCRSSAEGKTLDDDNNLPRLWILVPSASPDLLKGFGAQLELENWSTGIYFLPNVFRIAIVAINQLPVTSETLWFRLLGRGKVQIQAVSELVALPPENLVRRNVLEMVYRWRISVMTQTDLTEEDQELIMNLTEAYQEARAQAVQEGVEQGVQLERCQVVENLLRFRFGSVDEELSRVVDSLLQLTPEEFTPLCLELSREDLLARFNSHQ
- a CDS encoding DUF1257 domain-containing protein, yielding MSHFSTVKTKLTNRECLVQALQDLNLSPQVHETAQPLKGYYGGSQGQSAEIIVSGRTIKARADIGFKWNQSNGVYEIIHDSYETVPKLGKDFFSNKLMLAYGKRLVRAKAAELQERFGECAIAESTHGSVQTLRLTFAGHQEVQQYVRR
- a CDS encoding DUF2997 domain-containing protein, whose translation is MERSILIHFDNATGEVRVEAEGFKGLSCLSATQPFEEALGVVSESDRTFKDEAQTQQLRTTNSSQARLHQ
- a CDS encoding IS5 family transposase, whose protein sequence is MKIEKAKHLTARKFKRMAGVSRQTFELMVDLVKADAQKKKKSGRRPKLIIEDQVLMVLQYWREYRTYYHIGLDFGLSESAVCRLVFKIENILIKSRKFRLPGKKELWKMSSQEDLVVMDVTESPIEKPQKGQKRYFSGKQGEHTLKTQVVIRQKSSQIICLGHGQGRIHDFKLFKSSGIKFGELLKVIADKGYQGIAKIHQLSETPIKKPKGKRLTKEQKKYNRELNRLRIVVEHVNRRLKIFKILSDRYRNPHRRFGLRSNLIAGIYNHELAL
- a CDS encoding WGR domain-containing protein is translated as MEIYLVFVDTIQNSNKFWAAIVEDGNLTVQWGRVGYQAQTKVHTLGNHQRAVSKFNNLVAEKMMKGYRRSQSQIDSNCEVSEINRAIELLEIIRPYVEQRNFSVAYINALNQYLKIVPTPLGMQIEPYRVYRSVEDVDYQMELLNSLLTTPAPQVPVVALGHASEVTTEMAVVSLKTISKNFWRHL
- a CDS encoding Uma2 family endonuclease — its product is MVFAQTSLPDVITTRLTLDEYRAMEETNPERHEYRNGEIITMSGGSESHSAIASNFLIYLGFLLRDTNFRLYNSDLRVWIPEYQCGTYTDLMVVNGEPEFNGNRNDEILNPMLIVEVLSPSTEAYDRGDKFRKYRSIASFCEYLLVSQTEPYIEQYHNLDRNSNDRWLWQVHSHLERTIMLHSLNVEIPLTEIYRRINF
- a CDS encoding IS630 family transposase, with protein sequence MRYLCQDETRLGLKTMAGRLITAAGVKPLGLSQWQRENFYLYGVVELLSGYSFFYEFSHLDGDCFQRFLELLSAQLGDDVAVIQFDQGSFHRVKALDCPENIIPIFQPPHSPELNPIERFWEFLKSKLEWENCKTLNQLRQKLAQVLDTITPEVIASLTSYDFILEALFSAAS
- a CDS encoding helix-turn-helix domain-containing protein, with amino-acid sequence MTRPFKVEISESQQELEKALKHATTASTKERLQMLYLLKSGQVTSRRSLAELIGRDQATITRWVRKYKDGGRDRLLEVKHAPGKLSIVSEEALKRLKQRLQEPQGFHSYGQIQQWLVAEFQLDIAYKTVYELVRYRIGAKLKVPRPQSTKQHPKSLSHFKKNFL
- a CDS encoding HlyD family efflux transporter periplasmic adaptor subunit, which gives rise to MSINNGNSNNGNGNGKHSNNGNGSSQNPAITSVQKLEQLSTETFDIQPKLANTAPRYIPKFEQPVILRQSRKWSRAILWGLMAVTTGTIIWANFAKIQEAVSATGKLEPTGTVKEIQAPVGGVVKEIYVEDGQQVKLGEQLLSLDPTTANAQLDSFKKIRSSLVQENQFYQSQMKSAATISPTNVKVTNEMLDLTKSRAAIVAENRLYRAQLDGTGSSSGLSIEQKERLVSTSSELDARVTAAKLEVDQLSRQLKQSEIKVAATKDTLIMNQGILDNITPLMNDGAISKIQYFKQQEEVRNAQSEIDQLNQEGLRLQSAINQAQAKLQSTVAISRKDWLTQIADNNKKIAEIDSQLTKAIVENNKKIAENDSQLSQTQMNLRYQSISSPVNGTVFELKAHTPGFVVTSSEPILKIVPNDALVAKVYITNKDIGFIKEGMTVDVRIDSFPFSEFGDVKGQLIWVGSDALPPDQIYPFYRFPAKVRLERQSISINGRKVLLQSGMSVSGNIKLRERTVMSIFTDMFSSSVESLKFVR